Proteins encoded within one genomic window of uncultured Draconibacterium sp.:
- a CDS encoding outer membrane beta-barrel protein yields MKQFFILILCCALSTNLFAQNDTTEVKVLKKNVVTVIEDNNKVQVAVGDGVEVITDDWGDTTHVRIGRRTFKVIEGNNGTYVRVEKDENRQKWSGRFNPHWAGLEVGVNIMTGTDYSIYDGEYEEFSDFLDLNPGKSLTWNLNFAEFAFKNENKTFGVVTGLGLSFNDYAFNDPITVEKQDGYGIIVPRYLPNDSEGRGIKKSKLHVNYITAPLMLEVKTPLRMGSSRMYLAGGVIGSLYLGSHTKYKYYKGSKEKSKSGYHINQWKYELTGRIGFGDFCIFANYSMTPLFKDGKGPEGYPLMIGISFPNI; encoded by the coding sequence ATGAAACAGTTTTTTATCTTGATTTTATGTTGCGCACTAAGCACAAATCTATTCGCGCAAAACGATACTACCGAGGTTAAAGTATTAAAAAAGAACGTAGTAACAGTTATTGAAGATAACAACAAAGTTCAGGTAGCCGTTGGCGATGGCGTTGAAGTAATTACCGACGACTGGGGCGATACCACTCACGTACGAATTGGCCGACGTACCTTTAAAGTTATCGAAGGCAACAATGGAACTTACGTTAGAGTTGAAAAAGATGAAAATCGTCAGAAATGGTCGGGACGATTTAATCCTCACTGGGCAGGGCTTGAAGTTGGTGTAAACATTATGACCGGAACAGATTATTCTATCTACGATGGTGAATACGAAGAATTTAGTGATTTTCTCGACCTGAATCCGGGCAAATCGTTAACCTGGAACCTGAACTTTGCCGAATTCGCATTTAAAAACGAAAACAAAACCTTCGGCGTTGTAACCGGTCTTGGCTTAAGTTTTAACGACTATGCTTTTAACGACCCAATAACTGTTGAAAAACAAGACGGTTACGGCATAATAGTTCCTCGATACTTGCCAAACGACAGTGAAGGACGCGGCATTAAAAAATCAAAATTGCATGTAAATTATATCACCGCACCATTAATGCTTGAGGTGAAAACCCCACTTCGTATGGGTAGCTCGCGCATGTATTTGGCCGGTGGTGTTATCGGTAGCCTTTACCTTGGTTCGCACACTAAATACAAGTATTACAAGGGCAGCAAAGAGAAATCGAAAAGTGGTTACCATATTAACCAGTGGAAATACGAACTTACCGGACGTATTGGCTTTGGCGACTTCTGTATTTTTGCTAATTACAGCATGACACCTCTGTTTAAAGATGGTAAAGGCCCCGAAGGTTATCCTTTGATGATCGGAATCTCGTTCCCGAATATTTAA
- a CDS encoding isoprenylcysteine carboxylmethyltransferase family protein, whose amino-acid sequence MEIIRLIPLLGFLLFCLQISIRAFVLSRNGTRLSARKKQSSKGISTFLLTAFFLVFLNELVYKAGLIRFSILPDVLQPLLTGKIILVISGIVLILLANLLMLLTLRALKQSLRFGLNKANLGKLVTSGIYAHSRNPFFLAINCLFIGIGLVFPSPFFIAVSALTLVSIHLFISKEERFMHENYGEEYNDYAKTVRRYF is encoded by the coding sequence GTGGAAATCATACGATTAATACCGCTTTTGGGCTTCCTGCTGTTCTGTTTGCAGATTAGCATTCGTGCTTTCGTTTTATCAAGAAACGGAACACGGTTATCTGCAAGAAAAAAGCAGTCCTCAAAAGGAATTTCCACGTTTTTACTCACCGCTTTCTTCCTGGTGTTTTTAAACGAATTGGTATACAAAGCAGGGCTTATTCGTTTTTCCATCCTTCCTGACGTCCTCCAACCTTTACTTACGGGAAAGATTATTCTCGTGATTAGTGGAATCGTACTTATTTTGCTTGCCAACCTGTTAATGCTGCTCACTTTGCGCGCATTAAAACAATCGCTGCGCTTTGGATTAAACAAAGCCAATTTAGGCAAACTGGTAACTTCCGGAATTTATGCACACTCACGTAACCCGTTTTTCCTGGCTATTAATTGTTTGTTTATTGGAATCGGCCTGGTATTTCCCTCTCCGTTTTTTATCGCGGTCAGTGCACTGACACTTGTTTCCATTCACCTTTTTATTTCAAAAGAAGAGCGTTTTATGCATGAAAATTACGGGGAAGAATACAACGACTACGCAAAAACGGTAAGACGTTATTTCTGA
- a CDS encoding TraB/GumN family protein, with amino-acid sequence MKYPFFTAVTLLLISLSAYSQSSVWKVEGNGAEFYIGGSIHILRAQDYPLPDEFYEAYNKCSILTTEMDINDANSAQNMLKMQQSLIFQDDKTLSSVLNKEVYNKLDSISKAMDLDIKLMDKLKPSMISMMLTLQSLQKLGVTERGVDSYFTGKAISDEKTLLFLETFDEQLSFIESMGEGNENEFMLYTIKDIENNENEFVDLIEHWKRGEQELMLKQLQDYKQNYPDIYETIVVDRNNAWMIHLENYLKTPEIEFVIVGAMHLVGSEGVLNQLKQKGFKVSQL; translated from the coding sequence ATGAAATACCCTTTCTTCACAGCTGTAACTCTATTGTTGATTTCTTTATCTGCCTACTCACAATCTTCGGTTTGGAAAGTTGAAGGTAATGGCGCCGAGTTCTACATCGGTGGCAGTATTCACATTTTAAGAGCTCAGGATTATCCTTTGCCTGATGAGTTTTATGAGGCTTATAACAAGTGTAGTATACTAACAACAGAAATGGATATAAATGATGCAAATAGTGCACAGAATATGTTGAAGATGCAACAAAGTTTAATTTTTCAGGACGATAAAACACTAAGTAGCGTTTTAAATAAAGAGGTGTATAATAAGTTGGATTCGATAAGCAAAGCAATGGATTTGGACATAAAACTGATGGACAAACTTAAACCATCAATGATTAGTATGATGCTCACACTTCAGTCGTTACAAAAACTGGGTGTTACAGAGCGAGGTGTAGATTCATATTTTACGGGTAAGGCCATTAGTGATGAAAAAACGCTATTATTTTTAGAAACTTTTGATGAGCAGCTCAGTTTTATCGAAAGTATGGGGGAAGGAAATGAGAATGAATTTATGTTGTACACGATAAAAGATATTGAAAACAATGAGAATGAATTTGTTGATTTGATTGAGCATTGGAAAAGAGGAGAACAGGAGTTGATGCTTAAACAACTGCAGGATTATAAACAGAATTATCCGGATATATACGAAACTATTGTTGTGGATAGAAATAATGCCTGGATGATACATTTGGAAAACTACCTAAAAACACCTGAAATTGAATTTGTAATTGTTGGAGCAATGCATTTGGTTGGATCGGAAGGTGTACTTAACCAGCTAAAACAAAAGGGCTTTAAAGTAAGCCAGTTATAA
- a CDS encoding RNA polymerase sigma factor, giving the protein MTITEYNLAVDNYSDRLYRFVLKSIKDVHMAEDIVQDSFEKLWKNRENVDGKKVKSYLFTTAYHTMIDRIRKEKRSTFVEDLSLPEEGRENNYSDLSEILTEAVNKLPEIQRMVVLLRDYEGYNYKEIGELTNLSESQVKVYIYRARLFLKKYIGSIEAVA; this is encoded by the coding sequence ATGACAATTACCGAATATAACCTTGCAGTTGACAATTACTCAGATCGTCTGTACCGCTTTGTACTGAAGAGTATAAAAGATGTGCATATGGCTGAAGATATTGTGCAGGATAGTTTCGAGAAATTGTGGAAGAACCGCGAGAATGTGGATGGCAAGAAAGTAAAATCATACCTTTTTACTACTGCCTACCATACGATGATCGACCGCATACGCAAGGAAAAACGTTCGACGTTTGTTGAAGATTTGAGCTTGCCTGAAGAAGGTCGCGAAAACAATTATTCCGACTTAAGCGAAATACTGACAGAGGCCGTTAACAAACTACCGGAGATTCAACGAATGGTAGTGTTGTTGCGCGATTACGAAGGATACAACTACAAAGAAATTGGCGAACTAACCAATTTAAGCGAGTCGCAGGTGAAGGTGTACATTTACAGGGCAAGGTTATTTCTGAAGAAATATATTGGCAGCATTGAGGCTGTGGCATAA